The Lemur catta isolate mLemCat1 chromosome 17, mLemCat1.pri, whole genome shotgun sequence genome segment CTCTGGTTTCTTCCTATGCCATGAAGGTCAGGGATGCTGCAGCTGGCACTCTGAGACTCCACTCACCTGCCATGAGAACCGGGCCCCAAGGGTGACCCCTGGCCGGAGTCAGAGCTGggtgaggctgggaagggggaagaggcagGGCAATGGGAAGATGGCCCTGGGCCTGCCACGGTGAGGGCAGACTGGGGTCTGTGAACCTCTCATTCCTTGGATACCCCGCCTCTGCCAGCAGGGTGGTGCCAGGCCACAGGCTGGTGGGCAAATTCATGGGGTTTCTCTTCCTGCCCAGCCAGAGCTGGAGGGGCTGCTCAGGGCATCTGCTGCAGCCCTGCCTGATGTACAAGGCAAAGCTGGCCCAGGTCAGGGTGGGACACGGTCACACCGAGGGTCAGTGGAGAGCCCATCTGGGGCGCCTGTGTACCAGGCTGCCGCCCCTCTTGTCTCTGCCTGCctcaccctgccctccccagctgtGTCTCACTCTCTgactccatctctgtctctctctgtgtgtatgtgtttctctGACGTCTTTATgatctgtctttctttttttgtccccTGTACCTCTGCCGTGTTCAGATCTGGGCGCTGGCTGCCTTGCTCTGACTGTTCTCACTCAGCCCCGAGCATCTGCAGCGCATCTCACGGCAGCCTCGCCCTGCCCGTCCTCTTCCTGGCtgtgccctccctccacccccaggctcGCTCCCCGGGGTCCCTGTCTCATGTGCCCCTGTGGTCTCCGATTTGGGGCTTGGGCCCCTCCCCACGGCCGACCTCTAGGACTCCTTCCAGCTGCCCGGCCAGGAGCCCCTGAGGCCTGGGCTGGGTCCACCCTGTGTGTCCCCATCACCCAGTGGGGGCCTGGCCCAGAGGGGCATCAGCGAGGGTGGATGGGAGTGAAGTTTGGGCAAGAGCCCCTTCCGcgtttattcattatttatgtaaCAACAAcagctccctgtccccagctccaTACGTGTGATCGTGTTTTCTTTTCAGAACAAAGCAGAGGCCTACGGGTGTTCTGCCCATCTTGCAGATAAGGAAATAGCAAGGCAGGTTCCAACCAAGTTCGATGACTCCAAAGACCAGATGCTTCTTCCTGacactggcctggcctggcctgggcttgTGTGGCCCTCACAGGGATCCCTCGAGGTGGGGTCATAGTAACTATcccacaaatgaggaaaccgaggcttagagCAGTAAAGGGACCTGCCCAAACTCAGGGCAGCTGTCACGTTTCCGAGGCACATGGCAGTTGCCGCAAACACTCGCCCGAGTACCCGCTGGATCTTGTCAGTCGTCAGAGTGTGCCCCAGGGTCACACGGCGGAGAGCCACTGAGCCAGGACTCGGACCACGTTCTCCTACCTTCCCGCTGCTGAGCACGGCTTCCCCACGCAGGGCCCACTTCCTGGGCCGGGCTGGACCCAGAATCTGAGGCCTTGTAGAGCCCCACACCCTCGGCGCCTACTGCTGAGCCTTTGCCCAGCCTGTTCCTCTGCCAAAAACACTGGTCGGTTCAGATTAGAATCCCAGGGCCCAGCTATGACTCTTCCATAGAGAGCTCAGACACTCAGAGCCACACTTTGCTATGTCACTTagccctctgtgcctcagtttcctcatttgtaacacAGTCTCATGTTACAGGATGGTTGGGAGGGTTGAATGAGATGACACACGCAGTGTGCTGTGCTCAAGGCTCACCCAGGGTGTGCAGCCAGTCAGTGAAAGTCGTTGACAAACACTTGAGAAAGGTACAGGATCCCATAGGAGTAAATGGCTGCTTTGTGTTTCCCTCCAggggtggcaggagaggaggagctGCAGGTGCTTCAACCCGACAAGTCAGTGTCGGTCGCGGCCGGAGAGTCGGCCACTCTGCGCTGCACCGTGACCTCCCTGCAACCCGTGGGGCCCATCGAGTGGTTCAAGGGGACCGGCCCAAGCAGAGAATTAGTCCACGGTCAAAAAGGCTCCTACCCCCGGGTAACGTCTCTTGGAGATGGCACAAAGAGAAACAACACGGACTTCTCCATCCGCATCAGTAACATCACCCCAGCGGACGCCGGCACCTACTACTGTGTGAAGTTCCGGAGAACAGCTTCTGAGAACAAGGAGATTAAGTCTGGACCAGGCACGGAGCTGTCTGTGAGTGGTGAGTACAGCCTGGGCCTCCTTTGTCCTGCGCTCTGTGCCAGTGAGTCAATAGTAACACCCCCAGTCTGTGAGCAGcacccaggtgtggtggtgcgtccTCCTGTTCATGATCTGATGTCGCCCTCTGCTACGCAGTAGGGAAGTCGAGGCCTGGGGACGTCACCCTACTTGCTCCAGGCTCCCGGCTGGTGACTGGTAGGAAGGGCTgtaccctgccctgcctggccccacagCCCTTCCCCCCCTTGCAGTCTGGCCCAGCCCTTTGGTTCCCCAGAGGAGGGAACTGACACattgagtgacttgcccagtcACAGGCCAGACCTCGCCTGCTGCCTCCAGAGAGCGCTGTCCCACGCAGGGTGGCCGAGTGTCCTCTTCATGCAGCAGACACtcgctgagcacctactgtgcgccGGGCTCCACCCTGGGTGCTGTGGAAACAGCAGTGAACAACACGGCCAGCGCTCTCGCCCATGAAGCTCAAGTTCCCCTCCCTCCCGATGAGGAGAAATgtccagggcagggcagagggagggtctGGTTTGCTTTATTTCATCTTCAGAAACATGTCCCTGGGCAGATTCCTAAGAGGCGCAGACCCACTGTGGAATCCAATCCCCGGTGGGAGGAGCTGTCGGGAGGTTGGGCGTTTGCTGTGGGTCCGCACAGAAAACCCTTATGTGATTCAGGGGCTGACTCACACAGTCGCGGAAGGCTGCGAGCAGAGCTGGGTCATCTCAGAATGTCCCTCACCCCAGGAAGAGGTCCCCCATGTGGTGACTTAGGGGTTCCCCAGTCGAAGCAGCAAAGATGCTCATTTTGGGTTTCCTGCCAGTGGCCTGGGATCCTCGTTCTGTGTCCTGCGTCCTGGAATGTCAGCACAGGTGGGACCCTCAGGCCATCCAGCCCAACCCCCCTCTACAGATGGGGAGCCTGAGGCCACAAGATGACACGGGCCTTGCCCAGGCTCACGGGGCAGTTAGTGACGGGGTCGGGACCACAGCCCAGATCTGATTCCAGGCGGGCTCCTTCCAGGCCTGGCGTTAGTCTCCGTGGAGGAGCCTGGTGCATCGTAGGTGCTGAGTAAAAGCTCCTGGGACAGAACCGCTGAGCAGGGAGCCGGCCCTTCTCCTTTGCTTCAGTTTCCCAAAGGTTCAGAATGCCTCCCCCACCTCCCGACCCCTGATTCAGACTCTGAGGCCCATTGGTGATGAGAAAATCTCTCCTGATCTTAAGCTTTCTCATTCCATATAGAGATTGCATCTCAGGACATAGGGAGCTGCTCCGTTGTGCGACAGTTGCAGAAAACTCCATCGTATGGAAATGTCAGAATTTACCTTACAGTCTTTTATGGATGGATATTTAAGTTGTTCCCGTCCTTGGGCTGTGGTGGATGGCCCTGTGCACCCGTTGTCCTGCTCAGGTGCACGATTCCCACCAGAAGTGGCATTGCCCGGTCAGAGGGCATGTGTGTTTTCACTTATGTGGCTATTACAGTATTTCCTCCTAGATGACGTAGTAATCAGGGCTCCCCACAACCCCTGGACGTAGGCAGGGAAGGTGGCTCTGTCCTGAGTTTGCAGATATTGCAATAGAGACACTACAGTTCCCAGACGGTGCGTCCGTGCCCCGGCCATCCCAGCCAGGAGGTGGCTCAGGTGTGACTCAGAGCTGCTGGCTCCTGGTAGAGGCTCAGCGCCTTGGCCATGCCGTCGGCCTCACTGATGCCCCGGGTGAGAAAGTGGGGAGGCGGCCAGGGGCCAGGGAGCGGcagctgtgccaggtgctgtctCCTCACCTGCCTTTTTCTCCTGGACCCagtgctgtgggggaggggccatCACTGcccctttcacagatgaggacactgaggctcagagaggggaccTGACCTGAGGGCGGTGGGGGGGAGCCAAGGTTTCAACCCCACCAGCCTGACCCACAGCCGTCTCTGCAACCCCCAGCCGTGCTGGTCAGAGTGTGGGCAGGTGCTCCAGCCTTCTCGCTCTAAACTCCTGCGTCGCTCAGTTCTAGGCAATAAGCATGAAAGACGCAGCCAGTGCTGTGAAGGTGGGAGGCTGCTTTCCAAGCCCCATCAAAAAGGTCCCGCAGACCCGCGGGATACGGGAAGCTGCTCCTGCAGGACCCGGCTCAGCGCAGGGGGAGCCCTCGGGGCTCCTTCCCTGAGCAGCACCCAGGAGCGGGGTCGGCCTCTGCAGCCCCCGGCCGCCCGCTCTTGGTGCTGAACACTGGGGACGAGGAGATGAGGCATTTCCTAGAGGGGCCCGTGTGAGCGAGAGTCTACATCCTCCCCTGGGCTGCCAGGAGCCACTGTCCTCCGTTTCTGGCCACAGGGTACCCAGGCCTGGCACCTGGGCGGGGGCTTCTCCCTAGAGGTGCTGTAAGTCGGGGATctcagagggagaagggaggggtgtCGTGTCAGGGCACTTGCTCTGCTGACAGATATGACGGCTTGGGAGGCACAGGACATGCCCACTGGGACACATGGGGACGAGGAGACAGTGGTgtcacttctctcagcctcagttttctcatctgtaaaatggagatgaccaTGGACTCCTTTAGGAGACTGGAAAGGGTTTGAGGTCCTCTCTGGCAATCACCCAGCACATTGTAGGCACCCCCAAGTCTAGGGGTTCTGTCAAGGTTGTGTGATCTTTGGTGACCCTGTTCTCttcgctgagcctcagtttccccacatgtaGCATGTGGACGATTGTACCAAACCTTCCGGGATGTTACGAGGGTACAGTGagcctggggagagaggagacctCAGTGAGCAGTGGGGGCATCTTCCCGAGGTTGTGTGGTCTTGGGCAGATCTTGGCTTCCCTCgagtcctcagtttccccatctgtgaaatagtGATGGTCATGTCACCTTGGGGGTTCTGTGGGGACTGGAGGGGATGTGCACAGACCCCCGGTGGTGGCGTTGGGGTTATGTTGGTCATCAGTGGCGCCATGGCTAGGAGAACAGGGGCTGGAGCCCCAAGCCTGGGCcacaccccagctctgccacctcccagcctgTGACCTCAGACGAGGCCCTGCACCACAGTGGGTCTCATGTCCTCACCTGTGGATGACAACAGCGACCCCACAGAGCAGGAGCAGGGACCGAATGAATCAAAtctgtaaagtgcttagagcagCGCCCAGTGAGCAGTAACCGTTCAGTGACTGTGAGCCGCGTTGCGCCGAAGCCAGGAGACCTGGGATGGGTCccctcctctccaggcctcaCATATAAATGAGACTGGGGTATGGTTGCGTGGCTGTCACCCTTGGCTGCtctttagaatcacctgggaaactttGAACTGAAAAAAATCCCCAGACCCAGGCTCTACCCTAGAAATGCCATTTTAATTGGTCTGGCAGGGGTCCGGGCATCTGACGTTTTTAGTGACTCCATAGATTCTAACACACAGCCAGGGCTGAGGACCCCTGAGAGAGAGGCCCCGAGGTCACAGAGGACAAGCTGGGTCCCCCTTCCCAGAAAACATGGTCCTCTATGGCGCCAGGTGGGAGAACAGCTCTTCCAGGTGTGGGGGCTTCGGAACAGCACGTGCTGGGACAGCTCTTTGGAGGCCACTGTGGCCTGGCCAGGATCACCCCATGGAGCAGGcctcagggcctggggagggaggctgggacgGAAGTCCTGCTCAGATCCAGCCTTGGTGCTGGGGAACCTGCCCATCTTGGAAATGCTCGTGTCTACACAGGCACTGGAATCCCAGCACGTGCTCCTGGTTCAGCCCCAGAACCCTCCCTGCGGGGACACAGCAAGATGTCACTGAGgactctgctccctcctccctccagaaTGCGTCTAGTTCGTGTCAATGGTTCCTCTGGAGGGAGACGCCTGGGGTCCTATCTGGGTTTTGAGAGCCAGTTCGCCAACCTCCTTTCCTGAGGGGTTTGTTCAGGAAAGGGGGGAGACTCGTCATTCGCTGGTTTCTGTCCTGCCATCGTTTGGGTTCTCATGGCAGCTGCAGGGAGCAGGACTTGGGACTTTTCTTGGTGTTTCCGCTCTGCTTTGTTCTGCTGCCTAAAGAATAAATGTGTAGTTTCAGAACCAGTGGTGACCGGATCGCATGATAACAGTCATAGGTGttctttattaagcacctgctatatgccaggctctgtgtttgCATTTGTCCTCACTCATCTCACCAGGGTGGGGTTTTTATCCACTTTGGGCCCTTGGCCAGCCGGTCTCCTCTCTCAGTGTCATCCTAAAGGGGCTCAGACGAGGACCCCTCCCAGGGATGGGGGAAGATCACAGAgctgggggcacagaagggacaGCCGGTGTCAGGCTCCCAAGGAGAACTGATTAGGGCCTCCCATCCCTTTAGGGACATCTGGGCTGCTGTGTCCTGATGATGTGACTTCCTCAAGTGGTACCCTCCTTACTGCGCCCTCAAAATGTTTGATGGGTGTTAGGGAGCAAGTTAATGtttacaattgcaaatatgtgtaATATGTCCCTTCCTGGGGACTGCTGTGGAAGGTGCAGGGTGAGAATTAGCAATTTGGAGACACTCTTAGGACCCATCCAGGGGAGAAGCTGCCCTGGTTGTTCTGAGTCACCCATCTGTGCACTTTCAGGACAGGAACTGTTTCTGCCTGCTTAGATTTCTTGATTCTGTGTCTCTTGTAATTAGTTAACAATTAAGAAATTAAACACCTTTGACTTTCTCAGCGCTCCACGATCTGTGTTTTCCACCTAAAACTGACCCAAAAGCAGACCACAGGGTTAGAAAAGCATCCCTTTGCCCTCTCCTTTTCAAATTCAGGACATGGCACAGATAGACCCTTCTGGAATATTTGTGGAAAGAATGAAAACTGTAGACTAAATTCATAAATGCCTTAAGGGAGAGCTCTGCATGTTTGTGAAGTCCGGGTTAAAGATAGGCCTGTGGTTACTTTTGTGAAGCACCTTCTGTGTTTGATCCGAAGCAAAACTGCTTCCGTTGCCTCAGTTAGTCCTCCCTGCACCTGGGAAAGGAGAAATGCCggtgtcccattttacagatggggagctGGATGTGCCAGGCCACCCCTCTTGTCGGCTGGCCAGCCTGGTGCCAGCTCTCACGGCAGTGCCACTTTGCCGCTTGTTCCCTGCACTGACGTCTATAATTGCTGTCTCTGGGGTTGGCAAGGTGTCCAGGAGAGGCCGGCTGGGAACAGTTAATACCAAGGGTGAGACCAATCAATAATCTTGTTCCCATGCGGAGAGGGGTGGAATCACCCAGTGCAGAGAGAAGGGCTTTGAACTCAGGCCTGGGATTCCCTCTGGGCCCTGCCCCTACTcactggcccaggctggtctctccCCTCTGCGAGCCTTTGCGTCATGcagtgtaaaatgaggataaggaCACCACCCCCCCAGCATTATCAGAAGGACTAAAACATATTGTCTGTGAAGACCCTTGACAGTGTCACATTCTTATCATTCGTGATGGTCGTTGCAATCATGTCTCCTGTTTGTAAATGCTCCTTTTTAGCCAAACCCTCTGTCCCTGTGGTGACGGGCCCTGCGGCAAGGGCCACGGCTGACCAGACGGTGAACTTCACCTGCGAGTCCCGTGGCTTCTCCCCACGAGACATCACCCTGAAGTGGTTCAAAAATGGCAGTGAGCTCTCAGACTTCCAGACCAGCGTGGACCCTGCAGGAAAAAGCGTCTCCTACAGCATACACAGCACAGCCAGGGTGGCACTGAACCGTGGGGACGTCCACTCTCAGGTCATCTGCGAGGTGGCCCACGACACCTTGCAGGGGGCCCCTCTCCGTGGGACTGCCAACTTGTCTGAGACCATCCGAGGTAGAGGacccccacgcccagccccagcccacacctggccgcccagcctgctcctcccccagcttTTGCTCCAGGGCTGAAACTGCCTGGAGTCTAATTCCTAACTGTCCCGCCCACCTACCGTGTGCCTAGATGTGCCGCTGTCTTACTCTCATTCTGATGGCGCCTGCCGGGTGAACAcccaccatgtgccaagcactgtgcctgGTGGGTTTTCGTTTAGTTCACCAATAGCAGCTGCAGtcactgagcacccactatgAGCCAGCCCCACGTGCTTGGCAATTTCATCTATTTTGCTACAATTATGACATTCTGACTGCCTGCCGGGGTTGTGCTTGTTGATTTCGTTCATTATTACCCTAATAGGTGCTACCAGTccttgaacacctactgtgtgcccggCATTGAACTTAGTACATTCATTCATATGCAGAGAGTACCTTCAGTGTTTGTGCACGGGCTGCATGCCTAGCACTGTCCTGGGTGATGCCCTTGCCCTGGTGGTGGGAGCTAAATTATCCAGCCTGTTCTCTGTGGTCTGCCTGTGCCATAAGGTCAGAGCTTCTGCCCTGTGCTGTTTCAGTTCCGCCCACCTTGGAGATTACTCAACAGCCCACGATGGCAGGGAGCCCGGTGAACGTCACCTGCCAGGTGACAGGGTTCTACCCCCAGAGCCTACAGCTGACCTGGTTGGAAAACGGAAACGTGTCCCGAACAGAAAAGGCCTCGACCCCCATAGAGAACAAGGATGGGACCTACAGCTGGACCAGCTGGCTCCCGGTGAACTCGTCTGCCCACAGGGAGGACGTGCGGCTCACCTGCCAGGTGGAGCATGACGGGCAGCCGCCGGTCAGCAGAAGCCACGTCCTGGTGGTCTCCACCCACCAGAAGGAGCAGGGCGCAGGTGCCACCCCTGGTGAGGCCTCCACTGTAGCTGACCCAGCTCTTTTTAAGTTTTGTCTCAATGTTatcctgttttttaaatgttaaaagtagTCTGTGTGCTTATCATAGACTAATCTGGATGTCTATAAACATAGAGCAGAATTTTAAAGTCAGATCCGTTCCCCCAAATGCCACACTCCACGAGTCACCACTGGTAAGAGTTTGGTGCGCATGTTGGTGTAGCTTTTGACATAAATATGTATTACGTGAGGAAAGAAGGGACGGAGGGAGATGACCTGTTCATGCCTCTTGCCTTCTTCACCTGACAGTCATTATGCCCCTGTCCCTTGTCAgcccacccctgctccccactTTCTGACTCTGCCTGGTTTCCCCAGTTGCCGCTGCGAGTCTGCCCCCCTCGGAGTGCGGCTGGGGCAGTTCAGGGTGTTTGCAGCCTGTCTCAACTCCGGTCAGTACTGCAgtgaaggccgggcacggtggctcacgcctgtaatcccagcactttgggaggccagggcgggaggatcacatgagaccaggagttcaagactagcctgggaaacatagcaagatcctgtctctaccaaaaatttaaaaaaattagccgggcgtggtggcgcatgcctgtagtcccagctacttgggaggctgaggcaggaggatcacttaagcccaggagtttgaggttgctgtgatctatgatcatgccactgcactccagcctgagcgacagagtgagaccttgtctgaacaaaacaaaaacattaacaaCAGAAATACTGGAAGGGGCAACCTTGTGCATATTCCATCCCACAAGCAACTATTTCTGTGGGTGGGACCATCTCCCAAGGAGCTTTTCTAGGCCAAAGCACATACTCATTTACAGTGAAAATAACACTGTTCTCTCCTGAGAGCACGAGGTGGCATTTCCTCAGCCCCTCCAGTGTGTTGTCAGTGTATATCTCTGTCCTCAAATG includes the following:
- the LOC123622514 gene encoding tyrosine-protein phosphatase non-receptor type substrate 1-like isoform X1, with protein sequence MEPAGPAPGRLGPLLCLLLAASCAWSGVAGEEELQVLQPDKSVSVAAGESATLRCTVTSLQPVGPIEWFKGTGPSRELVHGQKGSYPRVTSLGDGTKRNNTDFSIRISNITPADAGTYYCVKFRRTASENKEIKSGPGTELSVSAKPSVPVVTGPAARATADQTVNFTCESRGFSPRDITLKWFKNGSELSDFQTSVDPAGKSVSYSIHSTARVALNRGDVHSQVICEVAHDTLQGAPLRGTANLSETIRVPPTLEITQQPTMAGSPVNVTCQVTGFYPQSLQLTWLENGNVSRTEKASTPIENKDGTYSWTSWLPVNSSAHREDVRLTCQVEHDGQPPVSRSHVLVVSTHQKEQGAGATPGVSNNKDWSIYIVVSIVCALLVALLIAALYLFRIRQNKAKGSTSSTRLHEPEKNAREITQVQSLIQDTNDITYADLNLPKGKKSAPRAAEPNNHTEYASIQTSPPPAPEDTLTYADLDMVHLNRTPKQPAPKPEPSYSEYASVQVQRK
- the LOC123622514 gene encoding tyrosine-protein phosphatase non-receptor type substrate 1-like isoform X2, translating into MEPAGPAPGRLGPLLCLLLAASCAWSGVAGEEELQVLQPDKSVSVAAGESATLRCTVTSLQPVGPIEWFKGTGPSRELVHGQKGSYPRVTSLGDGTKRNNTDFSIRISNITPADAGTYYCVKFRRTASENKEIKSGPGTELSVSAKPSVPVVTGPAARATADQTVNFTCESRGFSPRDITLKWFKNGSELSDFQTSVDPAGKSVSYSIHSTARVALNRGDVHSQVICEVAHDTLQGAPLRGTANLSETIRVPPTLEITQQPTMAGSPVNVTCQVTGFYPQSLQLTWLENGNVSRTEKASTPIENKDGTYSWTSWLPVNSSAHREDVRLTCQVEHDGQPPVSRSHVLVVSTHQKEQGAGATPGVSNNKDWSIYIVVSIVCALLVALLIAALYLFRIRQNKAKGSTSSTRLHEPEKNAREITQIQDTNDITYADLNLPKGKKSAPRAAEPNNHTEYASIQTSPPPAPEDTLTYADLDMVHLNRTPKQPAPKPEPSYSEYASVQVQRK